The following proteins are encoded in a genomic region of Vogesella indigofera:
- a CDS encoding methyl-accepting chemotaxis protein: protein MSSNGTMSLRRRLQLQVVLVAVLLCIIGGITLYFERASLYADRRDKVRNLVESAVTLIKGYEEMAAAGKLSEADAKQQAITVLNSMRYDEREYFFAFDPGWVWVAHGAKPQLAGTNLKTIKDPTGVNLGELFEQAVREGNGRNFVSYVWDKPGFDQPQPKLSYLATSGKWGWVVGTGIYLDDVALALRNTALLLFAEIFVALLLVVLIGYLTRRSVMQQLGGEPALTRDVVRQIAQGQLNVAVPVAASDKDSLLAAVADMQQHLRELVGGIADSSHSLTGMAGNISGSATAVATGSEQQSRAASDMAVSIEELTASIKQISELASHAHAVSASSGQLSHNGGEVISRAVDEMHRINESVDQAALTIGDLVSKTQTISTIMQVIKDIADQTNLLALNAAIEAARAGELGRGFAVVADEVRKLSERTGQATQEIAVMIREIQSGSEASRSNMEEAVERVKSGLALAEKGGESIRQIRDSAGGVVAVVNDISQALSEQGHASEEITRHVEQIAQAAAQNAEAAGHTSGAIGELHGLTGNLRQMVSRFHV, encoded by the coding sequence ATGAGCAGTAACGGGACGATGTCATTGAGGCGCCGTTTGCAATTGCAGGTGGTGCTGGTAGCGGTGCTGCTCTGTATCATCGGCGGCATCACGCTGTACTTCGAGCGCGCCTCGCTGTACGCCGACCGCCGGGACAAGGTGCGCAATCTGGTGGAGAGCGCGGTCACCCTGATCAAGGGTTACGAGGAGATGGCCGCTGCCGGCAAGCTGTCCGAGGCCGACGCCAAGCAGCAGGCGATCACCGTGCTCAATAGCATGCGCTACGACGAGCGCGAGTATTTCTTTGCCTTCGATCCCGGCTGGGTGTGGGTGGCGCACGGCGCGAAGCCGCAGCTGGCCGGCACCAACCTGAAGACCATCAAGGATCCGACCGGCGTCAACCTCGGCGAGCTGTTCGAACAGGCGGTGCGCGAGGGGAATGGCCGCAATTTTGTGTCCTACGTGTGGGACAAGCCGGGCTTTGACCAGCCGCAGCCTAAGCTGTCCTACCTCGCCACCAGCGGCAAGTGGGGCTGGGTGGTGGGTACCGGCATCTACCTTGACGATGTGGCGCTGGCGCTGCGCAATACCGCACTGCTGCTGTTCGCCGAGATCTTTGTCGCGCTGCTGCTGGTGGTGCTGATCGGCTACCTGACCCGCCGCAGCGTGATGCAGCAGCTGGGCGGCGAGCCGGCGCTGACGCGTGACGTAGTGCGCCAGATTGCCCAGGGCCAGCTCAATGTTGCGGTGCCGGTGGCGGCCAGCGACAAGGACAGCCTGCTGGCGGCGGTGGCCGACATGCAGCAGCACCTGCGCGAGCTGGTCGGCGGCATCGCCGACAGCAGCCATAGCCTGACCGGCATGGCCGGCAATATTTCCGGCAGCGCCACCGCGGTGGCCACCGGCTCCGAGCAGCAAAGCCGCGCCGCCAGCGACATGGCGGTCTCGATTGAGGAGCTGACCGCCAGCATCAAGCAGATTTCCGAACTGGCCAGCCACGCGCACGCGGTGTCAGCCAGTTCCGGCCAGCTGTCGCACAACGGTGGCGAGGTGATCTCGCGCGCGGTGGACGAGATGCACCGCATCAACGAGTCGGTGGATCAGGCGGCGCTGACCATCGGTGATCTGGTCAGCAAGACGCAGACCATCTCCACCATCATGCAGGTGATCAAGGACATTGCCGACCAGACCAACCTGCTGGCGCTGAACGCGGCGATCGAGGCAGCGCGAGCCGGCGAGCTGGGCCGCGGCTTTGCCGTGGTAGCCGACGAGGTACGCAAGCTGTCGGAGCGCACCGGCCAGGCGACGCAGGAGATCGCGGTGATGATCCGCGAGATCCAGAGCGGCTCCGAGGCGTCGCGCAGCAATATGGAAGAGGCGGTGGAACGGGTGAAATCCGGGCTGGCGCTGGCGGAGAAGGGCGGCGAGTCGATCCGCCAGATCCGCGACAGCGCCGGAGGCGTGGTGGCGGTGGTAAACGACATTTCGCAGGCGCTGTCGGAGCAGGGCCACGCCAGCGAGGAGATCACCCGCCACGTCGAGCAGATCGCGCAGGCGGCGGCGCAGAATGCCGAGGCTGCCGGCCACACTTCCGGTGCCATCGGCGAGTTGCACGGCCTGACCGGCAATCTGCGGCAGATGGTGTCGCGCTTCCACGTGTGA
- a CDS encoding HlyC/CorC family transporter: MDDYSSKPAPNWFERLLNRFTHEPEDREELVSQLHAAFERNVLDAEALSMIEGVLSFSERTVREVMVQRSQMDVIRLSEPMEKLLSHVIEAGHSRFPVIGEDKDDVQGILLSKDLLRYFLTPNDFDLQKTLRPVVFVPESKRLDGLLREFRATKTHMAIVVDEYGGVSGLITIEDVLEVIVGDIDDEHDLIESEDDIVPVRGERYRVLATTSIDDFNDFFECALPDDEVDTIGGLVTANLGYVPVRGEGLQLQDWHFTVIRADSRRLQALLVERRPQAER; the protein is encoded by the coding sequence ATGGATGATTATTCCAGTAAACCCGCGCCCAACTGGTTCGAGCGCCTGCTCAACCGCTTTACCCACGAACCGGAAGACCGCGAAGAGCTGGTTTCCCAGCTGCATGCCGCCTTCGAGCGCAATGTGCTGGATGCCGAAGCGCTGTCGATGATCGAAGGCGTGCTGTCCTTCTCCGAGCGCACCGTGCGCGAGGTGATGGTGCAGCGCAGCCAGATGGACGTGATCCGCCTGTCCGAGCCGATGGAAAAGCTGCTGTCGCACGTGATCGAGGCCGGCCATTCGCGCTTCCCGGTGATCGGCGAGGACAAGGACGACGTGCAGGGCATCCTGCTGAGCAAGGACCTGCTGCGCTACTTCCTGACGCCCAACGATTTCGACCTGCAGAAGACGCTGCGCCCGGTGGTATTCGTGCCGGAGAGCAAGCGCCTCGACGGCCTGCTGCGCGAGTTCCGCGCCACCAAGACGCACATGGCGATCGTGGTCGACGAATACGGCGGCGTGTCCGGGCTGATCACCATCGAGGACGTGCTGGAAGTGATCGTCGGCGACATCGACGACGAGCACGACCTGATCGAATCGGAAGACGACATCGTGCCGGTGCGCGGCGAGCGCTACCGCGTGCTGGCCACCACCAGCATCGACGACTTCAACGACTTCTTCGAGTGCGCACTGCCGGACGACGAGGTCGACACCATCGGCGGCCTGGTCACCGCCAATCTCGGCTACGTGCCGGTACGCGGCGAAGGTCTGCAACTGCAGGACTGGCATTTCACCGTGATCCGCGCCGACAGCCGCCGGCTGCAGGCACTGCTGGTCGAGCGCCGTCCGCAGGCAGAACGCTAG
- a CDS encoding PhoH family protein — protein sequence MTEAHSSHSFTPVDNERLSRLCGALDENLKQIETGLDVSIQRRGEQFSLRGEQAGRALSLLQRFYALAEKRELSVQDIQLGLVEARQDNPQDGLDDTPTLHTRRRDLKGRTPRQSRYIKAIFSHDITFGIGPAGTGKTYLAVACAVDAMERDAVKRIVLVRPAVEAGEKLGFLPGDLAQKVDPYLRPLYDALYDLMGFDKVAKLFEKNLIEIAPLAYMRGRTLNNAFIILDEAQNTTPEQMKMFLTRIGFGSRAVITGDVTQIDLARHQKSGLVEVERILNQVRGIHFHHFQSDDVVRHPLVQKIVDAYDRYQIQEDEDR from the coding sequence ATGACCGAAGCCCACAGCAGCCACAGCTTTACCCCTGTCGACAACGAACGTCTGTCCCGCCTGTGCGGCGCACTGGACGAGAACCTGAAACAGATCGAAACCGGACTGGATGTCAGCATCCAGCGCCGCGGCGAGCAGTTCAGCCTGCGCGGCGAGCAGGCCGGCCGTGCACTGAGCCTGCTGCAGCGCTTTTATGCGCTGGCGGAAAAGCGCGAGCTGTCGGTGCAGGACATCCAGCTAGGGCTGGTCGAGGCACGACAGGATAATCCGCAGGACGGCCTGGACGACACCCCGACCCTGCACACCCGCCGCCGCGACCTGAAAGGCCGCACCCCGCGCCAGAGCCGCTACATCAAGGCCATCTTCAGCCATGACATCACCTTCGGCATCGGCCCGGCCGGTACCGGCAAGACCTACCTCGCCGTCGCCTGCGCGGTGGACGCGATGGAGCGCGACGCGGTGAAACGCATCGTGCTGGTGCGCCCGGCGGTGGAAGCCGGCGAGAAGCTGGGCTTCCTGCCCGGCGATCTGGCGCAGAAGGTCGACCCCTACCTGCGCCCGCTGTACGACGCGCTGTACGACCTGATGGGTTTCGACAAGGTCGCCAAGCTGTTCGAGAAGAACCTGATCGAGATCGCGCCGCTGGCCTATATGCGCGGCCGCACGCTGAACAACGCCTTCATCATCCTCGACGAGGCGCAGAACACCACGCCGGAGCAGATGAAGATGTTCCTGACCCGCATCGGCTTCGGCTCGCGCGCGGTGATCACCGGCGACGTGACCCAGATCGACCTCGCCCGCCACCAGAAGAGCGGCCTGGTCGAGGTCGAGCGCATCCTGAACCAGGTGCGCGGTATCCATTTCCACCATTTCCAGAGCGACGACGTGGTGCGCCACCCGCTGGTGCAGAAGATCGTCGACGCCTACGACCGTTACCAGATCCAAGAAGATGAAGACCGCTAA
- the ybeY gene encoding rRNA maturation RNase YbeY, which yields MKTAKRNQVLQRLAARLDLTLEDRLEAEQALPEGKQWRRWCQAALQRDVHKAQISLVVVDEAEGRALNRDYRGKDYATNVLSFALNEGDTVAGMPLFGDLVFCAPVVAREAAEQGKSLDAHYAHLVVHGMLHLQGLDHEEDDEAEAMEALETVILGKLGYADPYAAEKP from the coding sequence ATGAAGACCGCTAAACGCAATCAAGTGCTGCAAAGGTTGGCCGCACGGCTGGACCTGACCCTCGAAGACCGGCTGGAAGCCGAACAGGCGCTACCGGAAGGCAAGCAGTGGCGCCGCTGGTGCCAGGCCGCGCTGCAGCGCGACGTGCACAAGGCCCAGATCTCGCTGGTGGTGGTCGACGAGGCCGAAGGCCGCGCACTGAACCGCGACTACCGCGGCAAGGACTACGCCACCAACGTGCTGAGCTTCGCGCTGAACGAGGGCGACACCGTCGCCGGCATGCCGCTGTTCGGCGACCTGGTGTTCTGCGCCCCGGTGGTGGCACGCGAGGCCGCCGAGCAGGGCAAGAGCCTGGACGCGCACTACGCCCACCTCGTCGTGCACGGCATGCTGCACCTGCAGGGCCTTGACCACGAAGAGGACGACGAGGCCGAGGCGATGGAAGCGCTTGAAACCGTCATCCTCGGCAAGTTAGGCTATGCCGATCCTTACGCCGCAGAGAAACCCTGA
- the lnt gene encoding apolipoprotein N-acyltransferase, whose product MLRTLGYLLLVLLAGAATVFAFAPYRLFLLMPLLLALLLELVQRWPQRAFLLGYGWALAAYTSNFYWIYISLHDIAGMPALMAGAMTLLLPAYLALFPALAVWLACRIGNHGASRWLLLFPALWTLGEWLRSWMLTGFPWGAIGYSQITESPLAGFAAVTGIHGVTFAVALSAAILVLLPRWRRLPQLALLGLATALWGGGAWLQQQQWTSASGKPLAVSLLQGNIPQSLKWDPATFELTLSTYYRMVASAPPSDLLLLPETALPVFLDDLPSGYLTMINGDASRRQATLITGIPRRTDDGNGYLNAVVALNDPAQPYYAKNHLVPFGEFIPLPAVTGWIYRFMDMPLSGFSRGGDSQTPLAVADQRIAFNVCYEDGFGEELIGPAAGATMLANVSNLAWFGSSNAMSQQLQLSQARVLETGRPMLRATNTGMTAVIDASGEVQTVAAPDTRQTLTAQVQGRSGLTPYMRYGNAPVLWGCVALLLVGIALHGWQRYRRQLLAAA is encoded by the coding sequence ATGCTGCGTACCCTCGGTTATTTGCTGCTGGTGCTGCTGGCCGGCGCCGCCACCGTATTCGCCTTCGCCCCCTACCGCCTGTTCCTGCTGATGCCGCTGTTGCTGGCGCTGCTGCTGGAACTGGTGCAACGTTGGCCGCAACGCGCCTTCCTGCTCGGCTACGGCTGGGCACTGGCCGCCTATACCAGCAATTTCTACTGGATCTACATCAGCCTGCACGACATCGCCGGCATGCCGGCACTGATGGCCGGCGCCATGACCTTGCTGCTGCCGGCCTATCTGGCGCTATTCCCGGCGCTGGCGGTGTGGCTGGCCTGCCGCATCGGCAACCATGGCGCCAGCCGCTGGCTGCTGCTGTTCCCGGCGTTGTGGACGCTGGGCGAGTGGCTGCGCAGCTGGATGCTGACTGGCTTCCCGTGGGGCGCCATCGGCTACAGCCAGATCACCGAAAGCCCGCTCGCCGGCTTCGCTGCCGTCACCGGCATCCACGGCGTCACCTTTGCCGTGGCGCTGTCCGCCGCCATCCTCGTGCTGCTGCCGCGCTGGCGCCGCCTGCCGCAGCTGGCGCTGCTGGGGCTGGCCACCGCGCTGTGGGGCGGTGGTGCCTGGCTGCAGCAACAGCAGTGGACCAGCGCTAGCGGCAAACCGCTGGCGGTGTCGCTGCTGCAGGGCAATATCCCGCAATCGCTGAAATGGGATCCGGCCACCTTCGAGCTGACGCTGAGTACCTACTACCGCATGGTGGCCAGCGCGCCGCCGTCCGACCTGCTGCTGCTGCCGGAAACCGCGCTGCCGGTGTTCCTCGACGACCTCCCCTCCGGCTACCTGACCATGATCAACGGCGACGCCAGCCGCCGCCAGGCGACGCTGATCACCGGCATTCCGCGCCGCACCGACGACGGCAACGGCTATCTCAACGCGGTGGTGGCGCTGAACGACCCGGCACAGCCGTACTACGCCAAGAACCACCTGGTGCCGTTCGGCGAGTTCATCCCGCTACCGGCGGTGACCGGCTGGATCTACCGCTTCATGGACATGCCGCTGTCCGGCTTCAGCCGCGGCGGTGACAGCCAGACCCCGCTGGCTGTGGCTGACCAACGCATCGCCTTCAACGTCTGCTACGAGGACGGCTTCGGCGAGGAACTGATCGGCCCCGCAGCCGGCGCCACCATGCTCGCCAACGTCAGCAACCTAGCCTGGTTCGGCAGCAGCAACGCCATGAGCCAGCAACTGCAGCTGTCGCAGGCACGAGTGCTGGAAACCGGGCGCCCGATGCTGCGCGCCACCAATACCGGCATGACCGCGGTGATTGATGCTAGCGGCGAGGTGCAGACCGTGGCGGCGCCGGACACCCGGCAGACGCTGACGGCACAGGTACAGGGCCGCAGCGGGCTGACCCCGTACATGCGCTACGGCAATGCGCCGGTGTTGTGGGGCTGTGTGGCGCTACTGCTGGTCGGCATCGCCCTGCACGGCTGGCAGCGTTACCGGCGCCAGTTACTGGCCGCGGCATGA